A genome region from Triticum aestivum cultivar Chinese Spring chromosome 2B, IWGSC CS RefSeq v2.1, whole genome shotgun sequence includes the following:
- the LOC123046171 gene encoding aldehyde dehydrogenase family 3 member F1 isoform X2, whose product MGSMATSVEEIGAAVAPQAVERRLGELRATFESGRTRPLSWRQSQLRGLLRLLADKEEEAFRALHDDLGKHRAEAYRDEVGVLTKSANAALREIGKWVAPEKVWVPLVAFPASAQVVPEPLGVVLIFSCWNFPLGLSLEPLIGAIAAGNAVALKPSELAPATAKFLEENIGEYLDATAVKVIQGGPAVGEQLMEHRWDKVLFTGCPRVARVVMAAAAKHLTPVALELGGKCPCIFDAIAGRRNLQTSVNRVIFAKWSSCAGQACIAIDYVLVEERFAPTLIKVLKSTLKRFIADQDQMARIVNGRHFQRLSNLLKDPAVAASILHGGGLDAKNLSIEPTILLDPPLDSAIMTEEIFGPLLPIITVKKIEDSIAFVRARPKPLAVYAFTDSAPLKRRIVQETSSGSVTFNDAVVQFGVDTLPFGGVGQSGFGQYHGKYSFEMFGHKKAVLRRGFLVEAMLRYPPWDEQKIAMMRHLFRYDYVRFIFTFLGLRK is encoded by the exons ATGGGCTCAATGGCGACCAGCGTAGAGGAGATCGGCGCGGCGGTGGCGCCACAGGCGGTGGAGCGCCGCCTGGGCGAGCTGCGAGCGACCTTCGAGAGCGGCAGGACCCGGCCCCTGTCGTGGCGGCAGTCCCAGCTGCGCGGCCTCCTCCGGCTCCTCgccgacaaggaggaggaagcgtTCCGCGCGCTCCACGACGACCTCGGCAAGCACCGCGCCGAGGCCTACAGAGACGAG GTCGGCGTGCTCACCAAGTCGGCCAACGCCGCGCTGCGGGAGATCGGGAAATGGGTGGCGCCGGAGAAG GTCTGGGTGCCGCTGGTGGCGTTCCCGGCGAGCGCGCAGGTGGTGCCGGAGCCGCTCGGGGTCGTCCTCATCTTCTCCTGCTGGAACTTCCCCTTGG GTCTTTCTTTGGAGCCGCTGATCGGGGCCATAGCGGCGGGGAACGCCGTGGCGCTGAAGCCGTCGGAGCTGGCGCCGGCAACGGCCAAGTTCCTGGAGGAGAACATAGGCGAGTACTTGGACGCCACGGCGGTGAAGGTCATCCAGGGCGGCCCCGCGGTGGGGGAGCAGCTCATGGAGCACAGATGGGACAAGGTCCTCTTCACCG GGTGCCCGCGCGTGGCGCGcgtggtgatggcggcggcggcgaagcacCTGACGCCCGTGGCGCTGGAGCTGGGCGGGAAGTGCCCCTGCATCTTCGACGCCATTGCCGGCAGGAGGAACCTCCAGACCTCGGTGAACCGCGTGATCTTCGCCAAGTGGTCGTCCTGCGCCGGCCAGGCCTGCATCGCCATCGACTACGTGCTCGTCGAGGAGCGATTCGCGCCCACCCTG atcaaggtgctcaAGTCGACGCTGAAGAGGTTCATCGCCGATCAGGACCAGATGGCGCGGATCGTCAACGGGCGGCATTTCCAACGGCTGAGTAACCTCCTCAAGGACCCGGCGGTGGCGGCATCCATCCTGCACGGCGGCGGCTTGGATGCCAAGAACCT ATCCATCGAGCCCACGATACTGCTTGACCCGCCGCTGGACTCCGCGATCATGACCGAGGAGATCTTCGGCCCTCTGCTCCCCATCATCACG GTGAAGAAGATCGAGGACAGCATCGCGTTCGTGAGGGCGCGGCCGAAGCCGCTGGCCGTGTACGCCTTCACCGACAGCGCGCCGCTGAAGCGCCGGATCGTGCAGGAGACGTCGTCGGGGAGCGTCACCTTCAACGACGCCGTCGTACAG TTCGGGGTGGACACGCTGCCGTTCGGCGGCGTGGGGCAGAGCGGGTTCGGGCAGTACCACGGCAAGTACTCCTTCGAGATGTTCGGCCACAAGAAGGCGGTGCTGCGGAGGGGCTTCCTGGTGGAGGCCATGCTGAGGTACCCGCCGTGGGACGAGCAGAAGATCGCCATGATGCGCCACCTCTTCCGCTACGACTACGTCCGCTTCATCTTCACCTTCCTCGGCCTGCGGAAATGA
- the LOC123046171 gene encoding aldehyde dehydrogenase family 3 member F1 isoform X1, with protein sequence MGSMATSVEEIGAAVAPQAVERRLGELRATFESGRTRPLSWRQSQLRGLLRLLADKEEEAFRALHDDLGKHRAEAYRDEVGVLTKSANAALREIGKWVAPEKASSTHYLVTLQCILFVRIAPQLLLGPNSAVSWMGAQVWVPLVAFPASAQVVPEPLGVVLIFSCWNFPLGLSLEPLIGAIAAGNAVALKPSELAPATAKFLEENIGEYLDATAVKVIQGGPAVGEQLMEHRWDKVLFTGCPRVARVVMAAAAKHLTPVALELGGKCPCIFDAIAGRRNLQTSVNRVIFAKWSSCAGQACIAIDYVLVEERFAPTLIKVLKSTLKRFIADQDQMARIVNGRHFQRLSNLLKDPAVAASILHGGGLDAKNLSIEPTILLDPPLDSAIMTEEIFGPLLPIITVKKIEDSIAFVRARPKPLAVYAFTDSAPLKRRIVQETSSGSVTFNDAVVQFGVDTLPFGGVGQSGFGQYHGKYSFEMFGHKKAVLRRGFLVEAMLRYPPWDEQKIAMMRHLFRYDYVRFIFTFLGLRK encoded by the exons ATGGGCTCAATGGCGACCAGCGTAGAGGAGATCGGCGCGGCGGTGGCGCCACAGGCGGTGGAGCGCCGCCTGGGCGAGCTGCGAGCGACCTTCGAGAGCGGCAGGACCCGGCCCCTGTCGTGGCGGCAGTCCCAGCTGCGCGGCCTCCTCCGGCTCCTCgccgacaaggaggaggaagcgtTCCGCGCGCTCCACGACGACCTCGGCAAGCACCGCGCCGAGGCCTACAGAGACGAG GTCGGCGTGCTCACCAAGTCGGCCAACGCCGCGCTGCGGGAGATCGGGAAATGGGTGGCGCCGGAGAAGGCAAGCTCGACTCACTATTTGGTCACTCTGCAATGCATACTGTtcgttcgcatcgcaccccagcTGCTTTTGGGGCCTAACTCCGCCGTGTCATGGATGGGGGCGCAGGTCTGGGTGCCGCTGGTGGCGTTCCCGGCGAGCGCGCAGGTGGTGCCGGAGCCGCTCGGGGTCGTCCTCATCTTCTCCTGCTGGAACTTCCCCTTGG GTCTTTCTTTGGAGCCGCTGATCGGGGCCATAGCGGCGGGGAACGCCGTGGCGCTGAAGCCGTCGGAGCTGGCGCCGGCAACGGCCAAGTTCCTGGAGGAGAACATAGGCGAGTACTTGGACGCCACGGCGGTGAAGGTCATCCAGGGCGGCCCCGCGGTGGGGGAGCAGCTCATGGAGCACAGATGGGACAAGGTCCTCTTCACCG GGTGCCCGCGCGTGGCGCGcgtggtgatggcggcggcggcgaagcacCTGACGCCCGTGGCGCTGGAGCTGGGCGGGAAGTGCCCCTGCATCTTCGACGCCATTGCCGGCAGGAGGAACCTCCAGACCTCGGTGAACCGCGTGATCTTCGCCAAGTGGTCGTCCTGCGCCGGCCAGGCCTGCATCGCCATCGACTACGTGCTCGTCGAGGAGCGATTCGCGCCCACCCTG atcaaggtgctcaAGTCGACGCTGAAGAGGTTCATCGCCGATCAGGACCAGATGGCGCGGATCGTCAACGGGCGGCATTTCCAACGGCTGAGTAACCTCCTCAAGGACCCGGCGGTGGCGGCATCCATCCTGCACGGCGGCGGCTTGGATGCCAAGAACCT ATCCATCGAGCCCACGATACTGCTTGACCCGCCGCTGGACTCCGCGATCATGACCGAGGAGATCTTCGGCCCTCTGCTCCCCATCATCACG GTGAAGAAGATCGAGGACAGCATCGCGTTCGTGAGGGCGCGGCCGAAGCCGCTGGCCGTGTACGCCTTCACCGACAGCGCGCCGCTGAAGCGCCGGATCGTGCAGGAGACGTCGTCGGGGAGCGTCACCTTCAACGACGCCGTCGTACAG TTCGGGGTGGACACGCTGCCGTTCGGCGGCGTGGGGCAGAGCGGGTTCGGGCAGTACCACGGCAAGTACTCCTTCGAGATGTTCGGCCACAAGAAGGCGGTGCTGCGGAGGGGCTTCCTGGTGGAGGCCATGCTGAGGTACCCGCCGTGGGACGAGCAGAAGATCGCCATGATGCGCCACCTCTTCCGCTACGACTACGTCCGCTTCATCTTCACCTTCCTCGGCCTGCGGAAATGA